The following are encoded together in the Streptomyces sp. NBC_00341 genome:
- a CDS encoding FAD-dependent oxidoreductase yields the protein MNENVDLHVPVLIVGGSLVGLSASLFLGRLGVEHLLVEKHAATSTHPRGRGNNVRTMEVFRRAGVEERIRAAASVLAENHGILQAGSLTGDDQEWLFKEIDPGGALARFSPTGWCLCSQNDLEPVLLDRAREQGGDLRFSTELLSFDPDGSGVGAVLKNRETGEHTTVRADYLIAADGPRSPVREQLRIGRSGAGDLFHNVSVTFRSRRLADVLGDRRFIVCYLTNPEADGALLPVDNEEQWVFHAPWQPDRGETLEDFTDERCAEHIRKAVGAPDIDVEITGKAPWHAAERVADRYSRGRVFLAGDSAHEMSPTGAFGSNTGIQDAHNLAWKLAAVLRGEAGPGLLDTYGAERLPVARATSERASARSGEHSHPGYAPPPTVGGGKRGGMLNVALGYRYVDGAVLGVAPDQPVVPQGMQLTGEPGSRAPHLWVRRAGERISTLDLYERSFVLLTDGADVAWRRAAARVGDQLSVRLDAFGIGTGPGGDLEPEAGADWAQAHGTSTEGAVLVRPDGFVAWRSPAGVADAEATLRDVMVSLLRRD from the coding sequence ATGAACGAGAACGTCGACCTCCACGTACCGGTCCTCATCGTGGGCGGCTCCCTGGTGGGCCTGTCCGCGTCCCTCTTCCTCGGCCGGCTCGGCGTCGAGCATCTGCTGGTCGAGAAGCACGCGGCCACCTCGACGCATCCGCGCGGCCGCGGCAACAACGTCCGCACCATGGAGGTCTTCCGCCGGGCGGGGGTGGAGGAGCGGATCCGGGCGGCCGCGTCGGTGCTGGCGGAGAACCACGGCATCCTCCAGGCCGGTTCGCTGACCGGTGACGACCAGGAGTGGCTGTTCAAGGAGATCGACCCGGGTGGCGCACTCGCCCGCTTCAGCCCGACGGGCTGGTGCCTGTGCAGCCAGAACGACCTGGAGCCCGTGCTGCTGGACCGCGCCCGGGAGCAGGGCGGTGACCTGCGGTTCTCCACCGAACTGCTGTCGTTCGACCCGGACGGCTCAGGTGTCGGGGCGGTTCTGAAGAACCGGGAGACGGGCGAGCACACCACCGTGCGGGCGGACTATCTCATCGCCGCCGACGGTCCGCGCAGCCCGGTCCGTGAGCAGCTGCGCATCGGCCGTTCGGGTGCCGGCGACCTGTTCCACAACGTGAGCGTCACCTTCCGTTCCCGCCGGCTCGCCGATGTGCTCGGTGACCGGCGCTTCATCGTCTGCTATCTGACCAACCCGGAGGCGGACGGCGCCCTGCTGCCGGTGGACAACGAGGAGCAGTGGGTGTTCCACGCGCCGTGGCAGCCCGACCGGGGCGAGACCCTGGAGGACTTCACGGACGAGCGGTGCGCCGAGCACATCCGCAAGGCGGTCGGAGCCCCGGACATCGATGTGGAGATCACCGGCAAGGCGCCGTGGCACGCGGCGGAGCGGGTGGCCGACCGCTACTCACGGGGCCGGGTGTTCCTCGCCGGTGACTCGGCGCACGAGATGTCGCCCACCGGCGCGTTCGGCTCCAACACCGGCATCCAGGACGCGCACAACCTGGCATGGAAGCTGGCCGCCGTGCTGCGCGGTGAGGCGGGGCCGGGTCTGCTGGACACGTACGGCGCGGAGCGGCTTCCGGTGGCGCGGGCGACGAGCGAGCGGGCCTCCGCGCGTTCCGGCGAGCACAGCCACCCGGGGTACGCGCCGCCGCCCACCGTGGGCGGCGGCAAGCGCGGCGGCATGCTGAACGTGGCGCTGGGCTACCGCTACGTGGACGGTGCGGTGCTGGGCGTCGCCCCGGACCAGCCGGTGGTGCCGCAGGGGATGCAGCTGACGGGTGAACCGGGCAGCCGGGCACCGCACCTGTGGGTCCGGCGGGCCGGTGAGCGGATCTCCACCCTGGATCTGTACGAGCGCTCTTTCGTGCTGCTCACCGATGGCGCGGACGTGGCGTGGCGGCGGGCGGCGGCCCGGGTCGGTGACCAGTTGTCGGTGCGGCTGGACGCGTTCGGCATCGGCACCGGTCCCGGCGGCGATCTGGAGCCGGAGGCCGGTGCCGACTGGGCGCAGGCGCACGGGACGAGCACGGAGGGCGCGGTGCTGGTGCGCCCCGACGGGTTCGTCGCCTGGCGTTCACCGGCGGGCGTCGCGGACGCGGAGGCGACGCTGCGCGACGTCATGGTGTCGCTGCTGCGCCGGGACTGA
- a CDS encoding alpha/beta fold hydrolase: MPTFHTYDGTELAYHLEGRGAPLICLPGGAMRASTYLGRLGGLDGHRQLVLLDLRGTGDSAVPDDTSTYRCDRLVDDVEALRVHLGLEHIDLLAHSAAADLAVLYAARHPHALRRLLLVAPTTRAAGLGFAEREAREAAELRRAEPWYEEALPALEEIWAGRLDDELRAAARPFLYGRWDATAQAHAASSAAQINAVAAQGYYAPGAFDPAATVAALHELASPVLVLAGEYDGVTTPDRAAELAALFPEGEFAVQRGAGHFPWLDDPGAFVRTAAAFLDPQVHSVQAGGTRLAYRVWGDPSAPPVVLVHGRCDDSRTWTRIAEQLAARNRVYAIDFRGHGLSDWPGRYSFELFRDDLHAFLEARNLSGATVVGHSMGGAAAYLLAGRQPGLIGRLVLEEAPPPFPLDPPRGPAQRPDGELDFDWPVVPSIDAQLNEPDPASRERLGEITAPTLVIGGGPRSRIDQDDLAWMARRIPGGRLVTIDAGHLVHTERPEEFLAALRSFGVA; encoded by the coding sequence ATGCCGACTTTCCACACGTACGACGGAACCGAGCTCGCGTATCACCTCGAAGGACGGGGCGCACCCCTGATCTGCCTGCCGGGCGGGGCCATGCGGGCCAGTACCTATCTCGGACGCCTGGGCGGACTCGACGGCCACCGGCAACTGGTGCTGCTCGATCTGCGGGGCACCGGGGACTCCGCCGTACCGGACGACACCTCCACCTACCGCTGCGACCGGCTGGTCGACGACGTCGAGGCACTGCGCGTACACCTGGGACTGGAGCACATCGACCTGCTCGCCCACTCGGCGGCGGCGGACCTCGCCGTGCTCTACGCCGCACGCCACCCGCACGCGCTGCGCCGGCTGCTCCTCGTCGCCCCCACGACGCGGGCCGCCGGACTCGGGTTCGCCGAGCGCGAGGCCCGCGAGGCCGCCGAACTGCGTCGCGCGGAACCGTGGTACGAGGAGGCGCTCCCGGCTCTGGAGGAGATCTGGGCCGGACGGCTCGACGACGAACTGCGCGCCGCCGCCCGGCCGTTCCTCTACGGCCGTTGGGACGCCACCGCGCAGGCCCACGCCGCGTCGTCCGCGGCACAGATCAACGCCGTTGCCGCACAGGGCTATTACGCGCCGGGCGCCTTCGACCCGGCCGCGACGGTGGCCGCACTCCACGAACTGGCGTCCCCGGTGCTCGTCCTCGCCGGGGAGTACGACGGCGTGACGACCCCCGACCGCGCCGCCGAACTGGCCGCGCTCTTCCCGGAAGGCGAGTTCGCCGTACAGCGTGGTGCCGGACACTTCCCGTGGCTGGACGACCCCGGGGCCTTCGTCCGCACCGCCGCCGCCTTCCTGGACCCGCAGGTGCACAGCGTGCAGGCCGGCGGGACACGGCTCGCCTACCGGGTGTGGGGAGACCCCTCCGCACCGCCGGTCGTGCTGGTCCACGGACGCTGCGACGACAGCCGCACCTGGACCCGGATCGCCGAACAGCTGGCCGCCCGGAACCGGGTGTACGCCATCGACTTCCGCGGCCACGGCCTCAGCGACTGGCCCGGCCGCTACTCCTTCGAGCTGTTCCGCGACGACCTGCACGCGTTCCTGGAGGCCCGCAACCTCTCCGGCGCCACGGTCGTCGGGCACTCCATGGGCGGCGCGGCGGCCTACCTGCTGGCCGGGCGGCAGCCCGGACTCATCGGCCGGCTCGTCCTGGAGGAGGCACCGCCGCCCTTCCCGCTCGACCCGCCCCGCGGACCCGCACAACGCCCCGACGGGGAGCTCGACTTCGACTGGCCCGTGGTGCCGTCCATCGACGCCCAGCTCAACGAACCCGATCCGGCGAGCCGGGAACGCCTCGGTGAGATCACCGCGCCCACCCTGGTCATCGGCGGCGGACCACGAAGCCGGATCGATCAGGACGACCTCGCCTGGATGGCCCGGCGCATCCCCGGCGGCCGGCTCGTCACCATCGACGCCGGCCATCTCGTCCACACCGAACGACCGGAGGAATTCCTCGCGGCGCTCCGGTCGTTCGGTGTGGCCTGA
- the paaK gene encoding phenylacetate--CoA ligase PaaK: MTALLDAAERMDREELRALQLERLRATLLHAYTHVGHYRAAFDRAGLHPDDCRSLADLARFPFTTKADLRDNYPFGMFAVPEERVRRIHASSGTTGRPTVVGYTQGDLDTWADVVARSIRAAGGRPGQKVHIAYGYGLFTGGLGAHYGAERLGCTVIPASGGMTARQVQLIQDFRPEIIMVTPSYMLTLLDEFERQGVDPRSTSLKVGIFGAEPWTQEMRREIEERFAIDAVDIYGLSEVMGPGVAQECVETKDGLHIWEDHFYPEVVDPFTGEVLPEGAEGELVFTSLTKEAMPVIRYRTRDLTRLLPGTARVFRRMEKVTGRSDDLVILRGVNLFPTQIEEIVLRTPAVSPHFQLRLTREGRLDVLTVRAEARAGATPEQRAAAAASVAAAVKDGIGVSVGVEILDPETLERSVGKFRRIVDERDRPGS; the protein is encoded by the coding sequence ATGACGGCTCTGCTGGACGCGGCGGAACGGATGGACCGCGAGGAGCTGCGGGCGCTCCAGCTGGAACGGCTGCGGGCGACACTGCTGCACGCGTACACCCACGTCGGCCACTACAGGGCCGCGTTCGACCGGGCGGGACTGCACCCCGACGACTGCCGCTCGCTCGCCGATCTCGCCCGGTTCCCGTTCACCACCAAGGCGGACCTGCGGGACAACTATCCGTTCGGGATGTTCGCGGTGCCGGAGGAGCGGGTGCGCCGGATCCACGCCTCCAGCGGCACGACGGGCCGCCCGACCGTCGTCGGCTACACCCAGGGGGATCTGGACACCTGGGCGGACGTGGTCGCCCGCTCGATCCGGGCGGCAGGCGGCCGGCCGGGGCAGAAGGTCCATATCGCCTACGGGTACGGGCTGTTCACCGGCGGACTCGGCGCGCACTACGGGGCGGAGCGGCTCGGCTGCACGGTCATTCCCGCCTCCGGCGGCATGACGGCCCGCCAGGTCCAGCTGATCCAGGATTTCCGGCCCGAGATCATCATGGTGACGCCGTCGTACATGCTGACGCTCCTGGACGAGTTCGAGCGTCAGGGCGTCGATCCGCGGTCGACCTCACTGAAGGTGGGGATCTTCGGGGCGGAGCCGTGGACGCAGGAGATGCGGCGCGAGATCGAGGAGCGGTTCGCGATCGACGCGGTCGACATCTACGGGCTGTCCGAGGTGATGGGGCCGGGCGTCGCCCAGGAGTGCGTGGAGACGAAGGACGGGCTGCACATCTGGGAGGACCACTTCTATCCGGAGGTGGTCGACCCGTTCACCGGCGAGGTGCTGCCCGAGGGGGCGGAGGGCGAGCTGGTGTTCACCTCGCTCACCAAGGAAGCCATGCCGGTGATCCGTTACCGGACCCGGGACCTGACCCGGCTGCTGCCGGGGACGGCACGGGTCTTCCGGCGTATGGAGAAGGTCACCGGGCGCAGCGACGACCTGGTGATCCTGCGCGGGGTGAACCTCTTCCCGACGCAGATCGAGGAGATCGTACTCCGTACCCCGGCGGTCTCGCCGCACTTCCAGCTGCGGCTGACCCGCGAGGGCCGGCTGGACGTGCTGACGGTACGCGCGGAGGCCAGGGCCGGGGCGACGCCCGAGCAGCGCGCTGCCGCCGCCGCGTCGGTCGCGGCGGCCGTCAAGGACGGGATCGGGGTCTCGGTCGGGGTGGAGATCCTCGATCCGGAGACGCTGGAGAGGTCGGTCGGCAAGTTCAGGAGGATCGTGGACGAGCGGGACAGGCCGGGCAGTTGA
- a CDS encoding SAM-dependent methyltransferase — MTPDPADTPIIDTSRPHPARVYDYLLGGKDNYPVDQELGEQMPPMAKAGVAQNRAFMHRAAGWAARTGIDQFLDIGTGIPTRPNLHQIVQEINPAARVVYTDNDPIVLRHAEALLISTPEGSTDYLDADVREPERILRHARNSLDFDRPVALSLIALMHFVPDEEDPYGITRTLLDALPVGSCLILSHFTSEFLPAEEDKTETYRSSGISLRPRTGPEVARFFDGLDLVDPGVVTAPLWYKDTPAPQGSGHIDSFHVGVGRVRG; from the coding sequence ATGACGCCGGATCCGGCCGACACCCCGATCATCGACACCAGCAGGCCGCACCCGGCGCGCGTCTACGACTACCTGCTGGGCGGCAAGGACAACTACCCGGTGGACCAGGAGCTGGGCGAGCAGATGCCGCCCATGGCGAAAGCGGGTGTCGCGCAGAACCGGGCGTTCATGCACCGGGCGGCCGGCTGGGCCGCGCGCACGGGTATCGACCAGTTCCTCGACATCGGAACGGGCATCCCGACCCGGCCGAACCTCCACCAGATAGTCCAGGAGATCAATCCGGCGGCCCGGGTCGTCTACACGGACAACGACCCGATCGTCCTGCGTCACGCCGAGGCGCTGCTCATCAGCACTCCCGAGGGCTCGACGGACTACCTCGACGCCGATGTGCGCGAACCGGAGAGGATTCTCCGTCACGCGCGGAACTCGCTGGACTTCGACCGGCCCGTCGCGCTCTCCCTCATCGCCCTCATGCACTTCGTGCCGGACGAGGAGGACCCGTACGGCATCACCCGCACCCTCCTGGACGCGCTGCCCGTCGGCAGTTGCCTGATCCTCTCGCACTTCACCAGTGAGTTCCTCCCGGCCGAGGAGGACAAGACCGAGACCTACCGGTCGAGCGGCATCAGCCTGCGGCCCCGGACCGGCCCCGAGGTCGCGCGGTTCTTCGACGGACTCGACCTCGTCGATCCCGGCGTGGTCACGGCCCCGCTCTGGTACAAGGACACACCGGCCCCGCAGGGCAGCGGCCATATCGACAGCTTCCACGTCGGAGTCGGCCGCGTCAGGGGGTAG
- a CDS encoding acyl-CoA synthetase, translating to MTGVRSSTVDGVLTRSARRTPGRTALRYAERTWSYRELEEAVSTAAAVLMDGHGLSPGDRVASYAHNSDAYLIGFLACARAGLVHVPVNQNLTGEDLAYILSQSGSSLVLTDPDLAGRVPDGYAVRALRDAPGSLLAELATPRAFTPEREPGADDLVQLLYTSGTTALPKGAMMTHGALVHEYVSAVTALDLRADDRPVHALPLYHSAQMHVFLLPYLAVGAENTVLDAPDAGRIFDLVESGRADSVFAPPTVWIGLANHPDFERRDLGGLRKAYYGASVMPVPVLERLRDRLPRLAFYNCFGQSEIGPLATVLGPDEHEGRMDSCGRPVLFVEAKVVDEDGADVPDGTAGEVVFRSPQLCGGYWDKPQESAEAFREGWFHSGDLAVRDAEGYFTIVDRVKDVINSGGVLVASRQVEDALYTHPAVAEAAVVGLPDERWIEAVTAVVVLRGEATEAELIDHARERLAHFKAPKKIVFVDGLPRNASGKILKRELRDRFA from the coding sequence ATGACAGGTGTACGAAGCAGCACAGTCGACGGCGTCCTGACCCGCAGCGCACGGCGCACCCCCGGCCGCACCGCCCTGCGGTACGCGGAGCGGACCTGGTCCTACCGGGAACTGGAGGAGGCCGTCAGTACCGCGGCCGCCGTCCTGATGGACGGCCACGGGCTGAGCCCGGGGGACCGGGTGGCGTCCTACGCCCACAACTCCGACGCGTACCTGATCGGCTTCCTCGCCTGCGCCCGCGCCGGACTCGTCCACGTGCCCGTCAACCAGAACCTCACGGGCGAGGACCTGGCGTACATCCTGAGCCAGTCCGGCAGCTCCCTGGTCCTCACCGATCCGGACCTGGCCGGCCGGGTCCCGGACGGCTACGCCGTACGCGCACTGCGCGACGCCCCGGGCTCCCTGCTCGCGGAACTGGCCACGCCGCGCGCTTTCACGCCGGAGCGCGAACCGGGCGCGGACGACCTGGTCCAGCTGCTGTACACCTCGGGGACCACCGCGCTCCCCAAGGGCGCGATGATGACGCACGGCGCCCTCGTCCACGAGTACGTCAGCGCCGTCACCGCCCTCGACCTCAGGGCCGACGACCGGCCCGTCCACGCCCTGCCGCTCTACCACTCCGCGCAGATGCACGTGTTCCTGCTGCCCTACCTCGCGGTCGGGGCCGAGAACACGGTCCTGGACGCCCCGGACGCCGGCCGGATCTTCGACCTCGTCGAGTCCGGACGGGCCGACAGCGTCTTCGCTCCGCCCACCGTCTGGATCGGCCTCGCCAACCACCCGGACTTCGAACGGCGCGACCTCGGCGGGCTGCGCAAGGCGTACTACGGCGCGTCGGTCATGCCCGTACCGGTACTGGAACGGCTCCGCGACCGGCTGCCCCGACTGGCCTTCTACAACTGCTTCGGGCAGAGCGAGATCGGCCCGCTCGCCACCGTCCTTGGACCCGACGAGCACGAGGGCCGGATGGACTCCTGCGGCCGGCCCGTCCTCTTCGTGGAGGCCAAGGTCGTCGACGAGGACGGCGCGGACGTCCCCGACGGCACGGCCGGCGAAGTGGTGTTCCGCTCACCGCAGCTGTGCGGCGGCTACTGGGACAAGCCGCAGGAGAGCGCCGAGGCGTTCCGCGAGGGCTGGTTCCACTCCGGCGACCTCGCCGTACGCGATGCGGAGGGCTACTTCACCATCGTCGACCGGGTGAAGGACGTCATCAACTCCGGCGGCGTCCTCGTCGCCTCCCGGCAGGTCGAGGACGCCCTCTACACCCACCCCGCGGTCGCGGAGGCGGCGGTCGTCGGACTGCCCGACGAGCGCTGGATCGAGGCCGTCACCGCCGTCGTCGTACTGCGGGGCGAGGCGACGGAGGCCGAACTGATCGACCACGCCCGTGAGCGTCTCGCCCACTTCAAGGCCCCGAAGAAGATCGTTTTCGTGGACGGACTCCCGCGCAACGCCAGCGGCAAGATCCTCAAGCGGGAGCTGCGCGACCGCTTCGCCTGA
- a CDS encoding acyl-CoA synthetase, which produces MNQPPNGFWAQAAADPDRTILIAPDGENWTAGRLHADANRMVHGLRAAGLEEGDSFAVVLPNGVEFLTAYLAASQAGFYLVPVNHHLMGPEIAWIVSDSGAKVLIAHERFTDAATAAADEAKLPTSHRFGVGGAEGFRPYAELLENRPVSPPEGRTLGWVMNYTSGTTGRPRGIRRPLPGKLPEETYLGGFLGIFGIKPFDGNVHLVCSPLYHTAVLQFAGAALHIGHPLVLMDKWSPEEMLRAMDTHRCTHTHMVPTQFHRLLALPDEVKQGYDVTAMRHAIHGAAPCPDHVKRAMIDWWGQCVEEYYAASEGGGAFATAEDWLRKPGTVGRAWPISELAVFDDEGTRLAPGELGTVYMKMSTGGFSYHKDEGKTRKNRIGDFFTVGDLGILDEDGYLFLRDRKIDMIISGGVNIYPAEIESELLTHPAVADAAVFGIPHADWGEEVRAVVEAAEGYEADDALAAEILGHCAERLAGYKRPKTLGFITTMPRDPNGKLYKRRLREPYWEGRT; this is translated from the coding sequence ATGAACCAGCCGCCCAACGGCTTCTGGGCCCAGGCCGCCGCCGACCCCGACCGCACGATCCTGATCGCACCCGACGGAGAGAACTGGACGGCCGGCCGGCTGCACGCCGACGCCAACCGGATGGTCCACGGACTGCGCGCCGCCGGTCTGGAGGAGGGCGACTCCTTCGCCGTCGTGCTGCCCAACGGGGTCGAGTTCCTCACCGCCTACCTCGCCGCCTCGCAGGCCGGGTTCTACCTCGTCCCGGTCAACCACCACCTGATGGGCCCCGAGATCGCCTGGATCGTCTCCGACTCCGGCGCCAAGGTGCTCATCGCCCACGAACGCTTCACCGACGCCGCGACCGCCGCCGCCGACGAGGCGAAACTGCCCACCAGCCACCGCTTCGGCGTCGGCGGGGCCGAGGGCTTCCGCCCGTACGCCGAACTGCTGGAGAACCGGCCGGTATCGCCCCCGGAGGGGCGCACCCTCGGCTGGGTCATGAACTACACCTCCGGCACCACGGGACGGCCGCGCGGCATCCGGCGCCCGCTGCCCGGAAAGCTTCCCGAGGAGACCTATCTCGGCGGCTTCCTCGGCATCTTCGGCATCAAACCGTTCGACGGCAACGTCCACCTGGTCTGCTCACCGCTCTACCACACCGCGGTGCTCCAGTTCGCGGGAGCAGCCCTGCACATCGGCCACCCGCTGGTCCTGATGGACAAGTGGTCGCCCGAGGAGATGCTGCGGGCGATGGACACCCACCGCTGCACCCACACGCACATGGTCCCCACCCAGTTCCACCGCCTCCTCGCCCTCCCCGACGAGGTGAAGCAGGGTTACGACGTCACCGCGATGCGCCACGCCATCCACGGCGCGGCCCCCTGCCCCGACCACGTCAAACGGGCCATGATCGACTGGTGGGGCCAGTGCGTCGAGGAGTACTACGCGGCCAGCGAGGGCGGCGGCGCCTTCGCCACCGCCGAGGACTGGCTGCGGAAACCGGGCACCGTCGGCCGGGCCTGGCCGATCAGCGAACTCGCGGTCTTCGACGACGAGGGCACCCGCCTCGCACCCGGCGAACTCGGCACCGTCTACATGAAGATGAGCACCGGCGGATTCAGCTACCACAAGGACGAGGGCAAGACGCGGAAGAACCGCATCGGGGACTTCTTCACGGTGGGTGATCTCGGCATCCTCGACGAGGACGGCTACCTGTTCCTCCGCGACCGCAAGATCGACATGATCATCTCGGGCGGGGTCAACATCTACCCCGCCGAGATCGAGAGCGAACTGCTCACCCATCCCGCTGTCGCGGACGCCGCGGTCTTCGGCATCCCGCACGCCGACTGGGGCGAGGAGGTCAGAGCGGTCGTCGAAGCCGCCGAGGGGTACGAGGCGGATGACGCGCTCGCCGCCGAGATCCTCGGCCACTGCGCGGAGCGGCTCGCCGGGTACAAGCGGCCCAAGACCCTCGGCTTCATCACGACGATGCCCCGCGACCCCAACGGCAAGCTGTACAAACGGCGTCTGCGCGAGCCGTACTGGGAGGGGCGTACCTGA
- a CDS encoding NAD(P)H-dependent flavin oxidoreductase, producing the protein METELSKKLGIEHAIFGFTPFPAVAAAITRAGGFGVLGAVRYTAPDDLARDLDWMQEHTDGKPYGLDVVMPAKKVEGVSEADVEAMIPAGHRQFVQDTLTKHGVPELAEGEASGWRITGWMEEVARNQLDVAFGYPIKLLANALGSPPADVIARAHAQDVLVAALAGSARHARHHAEAGIDVVVAQGYEAGGHTGEIASMVLVPDVVDAVGPLPVLAAGGIGSGEQVAAGLALGAQGVWLGSLWLTTEEADMHSRALTAKLLAAGSGDTVRSRALTGKPARQLRTEWTDAWDDPAGPGPLPMPLQGLLVAEAVSRIQKYETGALLGTPVGQIVGRMNTERSVQAVFDDLTRGFERAVDRINRIAGRSTS; encoded by the coding sequence ATGGAGACGGAGCTGAGCAAGAAACTGGGGATCGAGCACGCCATCTTCGGCTTCACGCCGTTCCCCGCGGTGGCCGCGGCGATCACCCGGGCCGGCGGATTCGGAGTGCTCGGAGCGGTCCGCTACACCGCCCCCGACGACCTCGCACGCGACCTCGACTGGATGCAGGAACACACCGACGGCAAGCCCTACGGCCTCGACGTCGTGATGCCCGCGAAGAAGGTGGAGGGCGTCAGCGAGGCCGATGTCGAGGCGATGATCCCGGCCGGGCACCGGCAGTTCGTCCAGGACACCCTCACCAAGCACGGCGTCCCCGAACTCGCCGAGGGCGAGGCCTCCGGCTGGCGCATCACCGGCTGGATGGAGGAGGTCGCCCGCAACCAGCTCGACGTCGCGTTCGGCTACCCCATCAAGCTGCTGGCCAACGCACTGGGCTCACCGCCCGCCGACGTCATCGCCCGCGCCCACGCGCAGGACGTGCTCGTCGCCGCCCTCGCCGGCAGCGCCCGGCACGCCCGGCACCACGCAGAGGCCGGCATCGACGTCGTCGTCGCCCAGGGCTACGAAGCGGGCGGCCACACCGGGGAGATCGCTTCCATGGTCCTCGTCCCGGACGTCGTCGACGCGGTGGGCCCGCTCCCCGTCCTCGCCGCCGGAGGCATCGGCAGCGGCGAACAGGTCGCCGCCGGGCTCGCGCTGGGCGCCCAGGGCGTCTGGCTCGGCTCCCTCTGGCTCACCACGGAGGAGGCCGACATGCACTCCCGCGCCCTGACCGCCAAACTCCTCGCCGCGGGCTCCGGCGACACCGTCCGCTCCCGCGCCCTCACCGGCAAACCCGCGCGCCAGCTGCGTACCGAATGGACCGACGCCTGGGACGACCCGGCGGGCCCCGGCCCGCTGCCCATGCCGCTCCAGGGACTCCTAGTGGCCGAGGCCGTCTCGCGTATCCAGAAGTACGAGACGGGAGCGCTGCTCGGCACCCCCGTCGGCCAGATCGTCGGCCGGATGAACACCGAGCGCAGCGTGCAGGCCGTCTTCGACGACCTCACCCGGGGCTTTGAACGCGCCGTGGACCGGATCAACCGCATAGCCGGACGGAGCACCTCATGA